The Tolypothrix sp. NIES-4075 DNA window AGCAACTAGGTGTAAATGTTAATATGAAAATTGGCGATCGCGTCCGCGTTAAAGAATCCGTAATAATTTACCATCATCCTGAGCATCGCAGTCAGCCTTTTGACATCAAAGGCTTAGAAGGCGAAGTCGTGCAAATTGCTACCGTTTGGAAAGGTAAACCGATTAGCGCTAACCTACCGTTCGTAGTACAGTTTAGTAAAAAATTTAAGGCTCACTTACGCGATAATGAATTAGAAATAATATAATTTAAATTTATTATCGGCGGCGAAACAAACGGAAAATATTCAGTTCGCCGCGCATTTTTTCTAACTCTTGACGGTTGCGCTCTGCTGTAATATAATACCATTCACAATGAGCTTTGAACTCTGAACGCGCCCGAACTTCGTGATAAAACTGATGAGTAGTTTGGTGAGCGGCAAAGGTTTCCTCAATTTCCGGTTGAGGAATGCGAAGAATATACGGTAAGTTTTTATTCATTATTTTTATAGTTAGTCAGGGATTTAGAATTTTGTAACTATTGAAATTATAGCGATTTATGAATCGCCCTCACCCTAGAAGGGTGGGCGGCAGGTGCTACAACGGAGGACACCTCCGCAACGCACTGCCTCGGCTATACAAACAAAACCCGCGATTAGGCGGGTTAAATTTATTATGTATATTTAAATACAATATGCTTGCGTAAGAAGCGAAATGATTAAATATCTAATATATGGAGATTGAGTATTACAAACAGTACTTACATTGTAAAACAGTTGGTCTTCGCTCTCAAGCCAAACAAAATCTTGAGAATTTTATTGCTTCATTTGCTTCAATTGCCGAGAAAGAACAGTGGACTTGCCAGTTACTAGAAACTCAAGAATACGAATACGGGAATAGAATTAGCTACGAGCTTTATGAAGAGGTTGTGTTTCCTGCTCTTCTTAGGGGTTATCAAAACCGCGATTCTTGGTCAGTTTTGTGGCTTGCTCGTACAGCCCAAAATTTATACAAGGCAAAGCATCTCCACGAGCAGATTAACTTCAAAACTTACTACGAGCTACTTAAGGAATGTTACTTGCTTGATCCAAGTAATGCTGAAGTGCATAAAGATTTGCTAAGTGTTCAGATTCGATGGCTTCAATATTGCATTCATGAATATCCAACTGGAATACTGTATGGAGTCAATGGGGCAACAATAGACGAATGCCACGAAATTGTTTCAGAAATTGAGTTTATTAGAGAACTTGATGTTGAAAAGATTCAAGAAAAATTTCTCAATGAGGTTCAGTCAAAAGTGCTTGAATACCTCATTCGCCTTAAAAAATACCAAACATCCAAAAATTTATACGAACACGAATGAAGGGCTTGATTTAACAATTAGACACCCAACGCAGGGACGACCGCGCAAGGAAGTTGTTACGACTTACAGGTTTGTTTAAGACTTTTCTCAAAGCCAACCGCGTAAACGATAGACAACAGTACCAATGTACTCTTTTACAGCGCTGGTAAATTGCTGTAGGTTGTCACTATCGGGAAACAAGTTTAAGATAGCGGCTTTGGGAGTGTTGGTGAGTTCTTGCATTTCGCCCTCACTGATGAGAAAATCAGTAGGTGTAGGAATAACATCAATTCCTTGACGCTTAAAAATAAGTAGCGATCGCGGCATATGCATTGCCGAAGTAACTAACAATACCCGACGAATACCACGAGCCGCGAGAATTTTCCGCACATTTACGGCATTCTCATAAGTATTGAGAGAGTCAGGTTCTTGGACAATTGCTTCTGTTGGTATACCAATAGAAGTAAGAATTGTTGCCATATCTGCTGACTCTGGGGAACCGCTGCCGCGCCAATCGATGCGACCACCACTGAGAATAATTATGGGGGCTTTTTTTTGGCGGTAAAGTTGAGCCGCGTAAATAACGCGATCGCCTGTTTCATTTAAATCTACACCTGGACGTGGCGGAGTCGCTGATTTAGTTGCACCACCCAAAACCACAATTGCTTCAGATGATGGTATTTCCGCAAGTGGGAGATTTTGCCATTCAAGCGATCGCACCAAAGAATGAGAAACCCAAGAATTACCAGAAACTAGTAAGACAATTAATGCGAGTGCGATCGCCATTGCTGCCACACGCGGTCTTTTCCACAGCATAATAAGTGAAAACAGCAAAAAGACGCAAGTTAACCCTAGCGGGTAAAAAAACAGCGGTAGTAATTTAGAAAGGTATAAAAACATAATTGGGAATTGGGAATTGGGAATAGGTAATTGTAAATTGGAAATAAGAAAAGTACGTTACCCATTCCCCCAACTCTAGAGTCAGAGCCGGCACTCTTGGAAACCAGGAGCGCAGCGCTGGACTCACCATTCCCCAATTACTACCTTTCCCAAAACCTAAAATTGAAACCTCCACGAGAGCGACGGAAACGACGAGTGGGTCTGCGTTTCCGTTTGATTGCCCTTTCGTTTGGGAGTTGTCCTTCGATATCTTCTGAGCCTTCAGCTGCCAGTTGAGTTTTAGTTTGTTCTGAGGTTTCCCACCAAGCTATAATCCAGCCTCCCCCTAAACCGGCTAATGCGCTCAACAAAACACTCATTGGTGCTGGATACCCTAAAAACAGAAAGCCCAGCAGGAAAAATAACCAGTATTTCAATCCGGCATCAATGCCATCAGCTGAACCTAAAGTAGGGGCTTGAGGACTGCTTCTAGTTGCTGTTGTCAACCCGCCCAAGGCTATACCGCCCAATATACCCAAGAAGATACTTAGGGATGCTGGTGCCCCGGTCATGGTAAATATGAGTGTTAAAAATAACCCAAAGACGAGTTGAGAAAAGAAAGCTTGAGAGATGGTAATCAGACCGCCGAAGTCGTTCTTTTTTGGTGCCATAAGCTTAAATCTATTGGCGAATTACTTCTTTTAATTGTGCCTGTTGTGGTTGAGTTGTATCCAAAATTTTCAGGTAGGGTTTTTCTTCTTCGGTGAAGGGTTCAGCCGAGTTAAGTTGCGATCGCAATAAATCAACTGTGGCATCGGCAATATCACCAGTGCGATCGCGCAACCGTTGTTGCAAAACTTCTACTGGTGCGGTGCATTGAATAATTTGTAGGGGAAGTTCATGTTTATTAGCTTGGGCGATCGCTTCTTGTCTCAACTTCAGTTTGTCATACTTGGCATCCAAAATCACCGTATAACCTTGATTTGTAAGTATAATTCCAAGAGACAACAACCGTGCATAAGTTTTCTCCGTCATCTCAGGTGTATACAAATCATCTCCACCCCGTTCTAAAAGTGGAATTCCTGCCAAATGTTTCCGCACCGCATCCGAACGAATGAGAATTGCCCCTAACTGACGCGATAATAACCGCGCTGTGGTACTTTTACCAGAACCCGACAACCCCGACATCAATATTAATTTTCCTTGCTTGGGTTTAGTATAATCCCAAGCAAGTTTATAATACTGGGCTGCGGTTTTTGTCGCCTCGGCTTTCACATCTGCGGGAACACTTGGATCGTCCAACAAAAATGATGTCACCTTTGCCCGAACATACGCTTGACGAATTAAATATATCGGTAGTACTTGTAACCCTTCCCAATCGCCGGTTTGCTCTACATAAGTATTCAAGTAGGCATTACTCAAATCTTGTCGCTGCTCTGCTTCCAGATTCATCACAGCATATGCGATGTCGTACATTACATCGACAAAGCGAAACGGTTCGTTAAACTCAATGCAATCGAACAGCAAAATTTTATCGTGCCACAAAGCAATATTTCGCAAGTGCAAGTCTCCGTGACATTCGCGAATGAAGTTATTAGCGATGCGACTTTTAAATAGTTCTGTGCGTTCTGCAAAAAACTTATCTGTATATAGCTTTGTTTCGTCAAACTGCG harbors:
- a CDS encoding ferredoxin-thioredoxin reductase variable chain, whose product is MAVEILVEKQLGVNVNMKIGDRVRVKESVIIYHHPEHRSQPFDIKGLEGEVVQIATVWKGKPISANLPFVVQFSKKFKAHLRDNELEII
- a CDS encoding YdcF family protein produces the protein MFLYLSKLLPLFFYPLGLTCVFLLFSLIMLWKRPRVAAMAIALALIVLLVSGNSWVSHSLVRSLEWQNLPLAEIPSSEAIVVLGGATKSATPPRPGVDLNETGDRVIYAAQLYRQKKAPIIILSGGRIDWRGSGSPESADMATILTSIGIPTEAIVQEPDSLNTYENAVNVRKILAARGIRRVLLVTSAMHMPRSLLIFKRQGIDVIPTPTDFLISEGEMQELTNTPKAAILNLFPDSDNLQQFTSAVKEYIGTVVYRLRGWL
- a CDS encoding bifunctional aminoglycoside phosphotransferase/ATP-binding protein, producing MTVSVPALIEQMLQPGFYPHAVTEPIQLIQTHISYVLLTGDYAYKVKKPMNFGFLDFSTLEKRQHFCQEELRLNQRGAAELYLEVLPITLTDNQYHLGGTGEAVEYVLKMQQFPQETLFSALFEQGKLNETDLENLGQVVAEYHAKTETNDYIRTFGEVAQVREAFDENYEQSEKYIGGPQTQTQFDETKLYTDKFFAERTELFKSRIANNFIRECHGDLHLRNIALWHDKILLFDCIEFNEPFRFVDVMYDIAYAVMNLEAEQRQDLSNAYLNTYVEQTGDWEGLQVLPIYLIRQAYVRAKVTSFLLDDPSVPADVKAEATKTAAQYYKLAWDYTKPKQGKLILMSGLSGSGKSTTARLLSRQLGAILIRSDAVRKHLAGIPLLERGGDDLYTPEMTEKTYARLLSLGIILTNQGYTVILDAKYDKLKLRQEAIAQANKHELPLQIIQCTAPVEVLQQRLRDRTGDIADATVDLLRSQLNSAEPFTEEEKPYLKILDTTQPQQAQLKEVIRQ